In the Lysinibacillus sp. PLM2 genome, one interval contains:
- a CDS encoding acetyl-CoA hydrolase: MELTIEKRIGINGLLDKVTSAEKAASLIQDGNVVGMSGFTRAGDAKVVPLALAERAKNEKLKIDVYTGASLGPEVDQILAEAGGIRKRGPYQGDPALRNLINKGEVLYVDAHLSHNAELVRQGIIGPIDFAIIEATAITKDGLLVPTTSVGNSPIFATYAKNIIIELNLAHSETLIGVHDIYIPEKQGERKAIPLSKPTDRIGEIGIKIDPEKVKAIVISNEQDAPSLIVPPDEETQTMANHLLDFFRSEIKAGRLTNKLAPIQSGVGSVANAVLEGFKDSEFEDLIVFSEVLQDAVFNLIDAGKVSFASCTSITISEELQKKVYGNIENYADKIVIRPQEVSNHPEVIRRLGLIAINAALEVDIYGNVNSTHVSGTKMMNGIGGSGDFTRNSRTSIFVTKSYAKGGKLSSIVPMVAHHDHTEHDVQVIVTEQGVADLRGLAPKERVPLIIENCAHPDFKQQLWDYYNEAVSLTGNAQTPHNLEKALSWHVQAAKTGSMKF, from the coding sequence ATGGAATTAACAATTGAAAAACGAATTGGAATCAATGGCTTATTAGACAAAGTGACATCTGCTGAAAAAGCTGCTTCTTTGATACAAGACGGTAATGTCGTTGGTATGAGTGGATTTACTCGTGCCGGGGATGCGAAGGTAGTACCTTTGGCGTTGGCTGAAAGGGCTAAAAATGAGAAATTAAAAATCGATGTTTACACAGGTGCATCACTAGGACCTGAAGTAGACCAAATTTTAGCAGAAGCAGGTGGTATCCGTAAACGTGGGCCGTACCAAGGTGATCCTGCTCTTCGTAATTTAATAAACAAAGGTGAAGTATTATATGTTGATGCTCATCTTTCACATAATGCTGAATTGGTACGTCAAGGAATTATTGGTCCTATAGACTTTGCCATTATTGAAGCAACAGCTATTACAAAAGATGGGTTATTGGTTCCTACTACGTCTGTTGGTAATTCACCAATTTTCGCAACCTATGCAAAAAATATTATTATTGAGTTAAATCTGGCTCATTCAGAAACATTAATCGGTGTTCATGATATTTATATTCCTGAAAAACAAGGTGAACGTAAAGCAATTCCTTTATCGAAACCTACTGACCGTATTGGTGAAATCGGTATCAAAATTGATCCTGAAAAAGTGAAAGCGATTGTAATATCGAATGAACAAGATGCACCTTCATTAATCGTGCCACCAGATGAAGAAACACAAACGATGGCAAATCATTTATTAGATTTCTTCCGTTCAGAAATAAAAGCAGGTCGCTTAACAAATAAACTCGCGCCGATTCAATCAGGTGTTGGATCTGTTGCAAATGCTGTATTAGAAGGATTTAAGGATTCAGAGTTCGAAGATTTAATCGTATTTTCAGAAGTATTGCAGGATGCTGTATTCAATTTAATTGATGCTGGTAAAGTATCATTTGCATCATGTACTTCCATTACGATTTCTGAAGAGTTACAAAAGAAAGTGTATGGAAATATTGAAAACTATGCAGATAAAATTGTCATTCGTCCCCAAGAAGTATCCAATCATCCTGAAGTCATTCGACGTTTAGGTTTAATTGCGATAAATGCTGCTCTTGAAGTAGACATTTACGGAAATGTTAATTCAACACATGTAAGCGGTACAAAAATGATGAACGGTATCGGTGGTTCAGGTGACTTTACTCGTAACTCCCGTACAAGTATCTTTGTAACAAAATCCTACGCAAAAGGTGGCAAGTTATCATCAATTGTGCCAATGGTAGCTCACCATGATCATACGGAGCATGATGTTCAAGTTATCGTAACAGAACAAGGAGTAGCAGACTTACGTGGTCTTGCTCCAAAAGAACGTGTTCCTTTAATTATAGAAAATTGCGCACATCCTGATTTCAAACAACAATTATGGGATTACTACAATGAGGCGGTTTCGTTAACAGGTAATGCTCAAACACCTCATAACTTAGAAAAAGCTCTTTCATGGCATGTTCAAGCAGCTAAAACAGGTTCGATGAAATTTTAA
- the tlp gene encoding small, acid-soluble spore protein Tlp codes for MTKHKPNPDDRSDNVEKLQSMIQNTIENKREAEISMEFSGPSQQEKIKAKNKRRDEAIEGMREEIKDEAHDH; via the coding sequence ATGACGAAACATAAACCAAATCCTGATGATCGTTCAGATAATGTTGAAAAATTACAAAGTATGATTCAAAATACTATAGAAAATAAACGAGAAGCAGAAATTTCTATGGAATTTTCAGGTCCAAGTCAACAGGAAAAAATTAAAGCAAAAAATAAACGAAGAGACGAAGCAATTGAAGGAATGAGAGAAGAAATTAAAGACGAGGCGCATGATCATTAA
- the mqo gene encoding putative malate:quinone oxidoreductase → MSNKTIKTDVILIGAGIMSATLGTLLKELKPEWEVKVFESLDKAGEESSNEWNNAGTGHAALCELNYTVEKPDGSIDISKAININEQFQVSRQFWSYLVNSNLIHNPQDFIMPLPHMSMVQGEENVNFLKKRFEAMSKNPLFKGMEFSDDHEQLKEWFPLIMQNRPASDVIAATKIENGGTDVNFGALTRMLFEHLNKQNVEIKYKHRVEKINRLSNGNWEIGVHDLDGCRMDYYEAKFVFLGAGGGSLELLQKTKIPESKHIGGFPVSGLFMVCNNQEIVEQHNAKVYGKAKVGAPPMSVPHLDTRYIDNKKSLLFGPFAGFSPKFLKTGSYMDLFASIKPNNLTTLLAAGVKEMSLTKYLIQQVLLTKEQRMEELREFIPNAKAEDWDIIIAGQRVQVIKDTKEGGKGTLQFGTEVITAEDGSIAALLGASPGASTAVHVMLQVIKKCFPEQWNAFEPKVKEMIPSYGLKLVENPALLEEVHATTAEALGLNKKEPVLN, encoded by the coding sequence ATGAGCAACAAAACTATTAAAACAGACGTCATCTTAATTGGCGCGGGTATTATGAGTGCAACTCTAGGTACACTTTTAAAAGAGCTAAAACCAGAATGGGAAGTAAAAGTATTTGAATCCCTTGATAAAGCTGGAGAAGAAAGCTCCAATGAATGGAATAATGCAGGTACAGGTCACGCTGCTTTATGTGAATTGAATTACACAGTTGAAAAACCAGATGGTTCTATAGATATTTCAAAAGCAATTAACATCAATGAACAGTTTCAAGTTTCAAGACAATTTTGGTCTTATCTTGTAAACAGTAATTTGATACATAATCCACAGGACTTTATCATGCCGTTACCTCATATGAGTATGGTGCAGGGTGAAGAAAACGTTAACTTTTTAAAGAAACGTTTTGAAGCAATGTCAAAAAATCCTTTATTTAAAGGGATGGAGTTTTCAGATGACCATGAGCAATTAAAAGAATGGTTCCCACTGATTATGCAAAATCGTCCAGCTTCAGACGTAATTGCTGCAACTAAAATTGAAAACGGTGGTACGGATGTTAACTTTGGTGCACTAACTCGTATGCTGTTTGAACATTTAAATAAACAAAACGTTGAGATTAAATATAAACATCGAGTTGAGAAAATTAATCGACTAAGTAATGGAAATTGGGAAATTGGTGTTCACGATCTTGATGGTTGTCGTATGGACTATTATGAAGCAAAATTTGTCTTCCTCGGTGCTGGTGGTGGAAGTTTAGAATTACTTCAAAAAACAAAAATTCCGGAAAGCAAGCATATCGGTGGTTTCCCAGTAAGCGGACTATTTATGGTATGTAATAATCAAGAAATAGTAGAACAACACAATGCTAAAGTATATGGTAAAGCAAAAGTTGGTGCACCACCAATGTCTGTTCCGCATCTTGATACACGTTACATCGATAACAAAAAATCATTACTATTTGGACCTTTTGCAGGATTCTCACCTAAATTCCTAAAAACAGGTTCATATATGGATTTATTTGCATCTATTAAACCAAATAACTTAACAACGTTATTGGCAGCAGGTGTAAAAGAAATGAGTTTAACAAAATACTTAATCCAACAAGTATTGTTAACGAAAGAACAACGTATGGAAGAATTACGCGAATTTATTCCAAACGCGAAAGCTGAAGATTGGGATATAATTATCGCTGGACAACGCGTTCAAGTAATTAAAGATACAAAAGAAGGCGGTAAAGGTACTCTTCAATTTGGTACAGAAGTAATAACTGCAGAAGACGGTTCAATTGCAGCATTATTAGGTGCATCACCTGGTGCATCAACTGCTGTTCATGTCATGTTGCAAGTGATTAAAAAATGTTTCCCAGAACAATGGAATGCATTTGAACCAAAAGTGAAAGAAATGATCCCTTCATATGGACTTAAATTAGTGGAAAATCCAGCTCTTCTCGAAGAAGTTCATGCTACAACTGCTGAAGCGTTAGGTTTAAATAAAAAAGAGCCAGTATTAAACTAA
- the ydbA gene encoding hypothetical protein — translation MESKEELHGYLQEIEQWENDQKGLFFWEKLGRLPFKLLDKITPKFIQEKIGILVNELGSYIQTGGKYLISEQAIIKKIQKSTVNFDLHTINDIGKLPIKEMNTISDQLKKERVKFATAQGATTGFGGIFTLVVDIPLVLGNALKTLQEIAIIHGYDPNDKLERVFIVKCLQFASADIVGKEAILKELANMNGKTNSSEEMISQLKGWQEVFFTYRDQFGWKKLFQMIPIAGMLFGAIANKGMIKDVSEAGIMLYRKRRIQDRLQEIDLTLEK, via the coding sequence ATGGAATCAAAAGAAGAATTACACGGTTATTTACAAGAAATAGAGCAATGGGAAAATGATCAAAAGGGATTATTCTTTTGGGAAAAACTTGGACGGCTCCCGTTTAAATTATTAGATAAAATCACACCAAAATTCATTCAGGAAAAAATTGGGATTCTTGTGAATGAACTAGGGAGCTATATTCAAACAGGTGGGAAATATCTAATTAGTGAACAAGCTATCATCAAGAAGATTCAAAAATCTACAGTCAATTTCGATCTTCATACAATTAATGATATTGGGAAACTCCCCATTAAAGAAATGAATACAATAAGTGATCAATTAAAAAAAGAACGTGTGAAATTTGCTACCGCTCAAGGGGCAACTACAGGATTTGGAGGTATCTTCACCCTCGTCGTAGATATACCATTAGTTCTAGGAAATGCTCTTAAAACACTTCAAGAAATCGCTATTATTCATGGATACGACCCAAATGATAAACTTGAACGAGTTTTTATCGTAAAATGCCTACAATTTGCTTCTGCAGATATTGTTGGGAAAGAGGCAATATTAAAAGAACTGGCAAATATGAACGGAAAGACGAATAGCTCTGAAGAAATGATATCACAATTAAAAGGCTGGCAAGAAGTATTCTTCACCTACCGTGATCAGTTTGGATGGAAAAAGTTATTTCAAATGATCCCGATTGCTGGCATGCTTTTTGGTGCTATTGCAAATAAAGGGATGATAAAGGATGTATCTGAAGCAGGTATAATGTTATATCGAAAAAGACGAATCCAAGATAGATTACAGGAGATTGACCTTACATTAGAAAAGTAA